The following proteins are encoded in a genomic region of Rattus rattus isolate New Zealand chromosome 2, Rrattus_CSIRO_v1, whole genome shotgun sequence:
- the Fermt3 gene encoding fermitin family homolog 3 isoform X2, producing MAGMKTASGDYIDSSWELRVFVGEEDPEAQSVTLRVTGESHIGGVLLKIVEEINRKQDWSDHAIWWEQKKQWLLQTHWTLDKYGILADARLFFGPQHRPVILRLPNRRVLRLRASFSKPLFQTVAAICRLLSIRHPEELSLLRAPEKKEKKKKEKEPEEEVHDLTRVVLAGGVAPTLFRGMPAHFSDSAQTEACYHMLSRPQPAPDPLLLQRLPRPSSLLDKTQLHSRWLDSSRCLMQQGIKAGDVLWLRFKYYSFFDLDPKTDPVRLTQLYEQARWDLLTEEIDCTEEEMMVFAALQYHINKVTLSGDVGELASGDPGLDDLDAALNNLEVKLKGSAPSDMLDSLTTIPELKDHLRIFRPRKLTLKGYRQHWVIFKDTTLSYYKSQDEAPGDPIQQLNLKGCEVVPDVNVSGQKFCIKLLVPSPEGMSEIYLRCQDEQQYAQWMAACRLASKGRTMADSSYASEVQAILAFLSLQRAGGTNGGSGNKPQGLEASAEGLNPYGLVAPRFQRKFKAKQLTPRILEAHQNVAQLSLTEAQLRFIQAWQSLPDFGISYVIVRFKGSRKDEILGIANNRLIRIDLAVGDVVKTWRFSNMRQWNVNWDIRQVAIEFDEHINVAFSCVSASCRIVHEYIGGYIFLSTRERARGEELDEDLFLQLTGGHEAF from the exons ATCGCAAGCAGGACTGGTCTGACCATGCCATTTGGTGGGAGCAGAAGAAACAGTGGCTGCTACAGACACACTGGACACTGGACAAGTACGGGATCCTGGCAGATGCCCGCCTCTTCTTTGGGCCACAGCACCGACCTGTGATCCTGCGACTGCCCAATAGGCGGGTGCTGCGCCTCCGTGCCAGCTTCTCCAAGCCCCTCTTCCAGACTGTGGCTGCCATCTGCCGCCTCCTCA GTATCAGGCACCCAGAGGAGCTCTCTCTGCTGCGCGCtccagaaaagaaggagaagaagaagaaagagaaggagcctgAGGAAGAGGTGCATGACCTGACAAGGGTTGTTCTAGCCGGCG GTGTGGCCCCCACCTTATTCCGAGGCATGCCAGCACACTTCTCGGACAGCGCCCAGACCGAGGCCTGTTACCACATGCTGAGCCGGCCACAGCCAGCACCTGACCCTCTCCTGCTCCAGCGCCTGCCGAGGCCCAGCTCCCTGCTTGACAAGACCCAACTCCACAGCAG GTGGCTGGATTCATCTCGGTGCCTCATGCAGCAAGGTATCAAGGCTGGGGACGTGCTTTGGCTGCGATTTAAGTACTACAGCTTTTTCGACCTGGACCCCAAG ACAGACCCGGTACGGCTGACCCAGCTGTATGAGCAGGCACGCTGGGATTTACTGACAGAGGAAATCGACTGTACTGAGGAGGAGATGATGGTGTTTGCTGCCCTACAG TACCACATCAACAAAGTGACTCTGAGTGGGGATGTGGGTGAGCTGGCCTCTGGGGACCCGGGGCTGGATGACCTGGATGCAGCCTTGAACAACCTGGAGGTGAAGCTGAAGGGGTCAGCACCCTCAGACATGCTG GATAGCCTCACCACCATCCCAGAACTCAAGGACCATCTCCGAATCTTCCG GCCCCGGAAGCTGACCCTGAAGGGCTACCGCCAGCACTGGGTGATATTCAAGGACACCACACTGTCCTACTATAAGAGCCAAGATGAAGCACCGGGGGACCCTATCCAGCAGCTCAACCTCAAGG GCTGTGAAGTGGTCCCTGATGTCAATGTCTCTGGCCAGAAGTTCTGCATCAAACTCCTGGTACCCTCACCAGAGGGCATGAGTGAGATCTACTTGCGATGCCAGGAT GAACAGCAGTATGCACAGTGGATGGCTGCCTGCCGGCTGGCCTCCAAGGGCCGCACCATGGCGGACAGCAGCTATGCCAGCGAGGTGCAGGCCATTCTGGCCTTCCTCAGCCTGCAGCGGGCAGGCGGTACCAACGGAGGCTCAGGGAACAAACCTCAAGGTCTTGAAGCCTCTGCTGAGGGCCTTAACCCCTACGGCCTTGTGGCTCCCCGATTCCAgcgaaagttcaaggccaagcag CTCACCCCCCGGATCCTGGAAGCTCACCAGAATGTGGCCCAACTCTCGCTGACCGAGGCCCAGCTGCGCTTCATCCAGGCCTGGCAATCCCTGCCTGATTTTGGCATCTCCTATGTGATAGTCAG GTTCAAGGGTAGCAGGAAGGATGAGATTCTGGGCATCGCCAACAACCGACTGATCCGAATTGATCTGGCCGTGGGTGACGTGGTCAAGACCTGGCGCTTCAGCAACATGCGGCAATGGAACGTCAACTGGGACATACGGCAG GTGGCCATCGAGTTCGATGAACACATCAATGTGGCCTTCAGCTGTGTGTCTGCTAGCTGCCGCATCGTGCACGAGTACATCGGGGGCTACATTTTCCTGTCCACTCGAGAGCGGGCCCGAGGGGAGGAGCTGGACGAGGATCTGTTCCTACAGCTTACTGGAGGGCATGAGGCCTTCtaa
- the Fermt3 gene encoding fermitin family homolog 3 isoform X1, giving the protein MAGMKTASGDYIDSSWELRVFVGEEDPEAQSVTLRVTGESHIGGVLLKIVEEINRKQDWSDHAIWWEQKKQWLLQTHWTLDKYGILADARLFFGPQHRPVILRLPNRRVLRLRASFSKPLFQTVAAICRLLSIRHPEELSLLRAPEKKEKKKKEKEPEEEVHDLTRVVLAGGVAPTLFRGMPAHFSDSAQTEACYHMLSRPQPAPDPLLLQRLPRPSSLLDKTQLHSRWLDSSRCLMQQGIKAGDVLWLRFKYYSFFDLDPKTDPVRLTQLYEQARWDLLTEEIDCTEEEMMVFAALQYHINKVTLSGDVGELASGDPGLDDLDAALNNLEVKLKGSAPSDMLDSLTTIPELKDHLRIFRPRKLTLKGYRQHWVIFKDTTLSYYKSQDEAPGDPIQQLNLKGCEVVPDVNVSGQKFCIKLLVPSPEGMSEIYLRCQDEQQYAQWMAACRLASKGRTMADSSYASEVQAILAFLSLQRAGGTNGGSGNKPQGLEASAEGLNPYGLVAPRFQRKFKAKQLTPRILEAHQNVAQLSLTEAQLRFIQAWQSLPDFGISYVIVRFKGSRKDEILGIANNRLIRIDLAVGDVVKTWRFSNMRQWNVNWDIRQVGQGGQGQVTSSDPTRAGQRLLLAAPPRWTCDNPLAGGHRVR; this is encoded by the exons ATCGCAAGCAGGACTGGTCTGACCATGCCATTTGGTGGGAGCAGAAGAAACAGTGGCTGCTACAGACACACTGGACACTGGACAAGTACGGGATCCTGGCAGATGCCCGCCTCTTCTTTGGGCCACAGCACCGACCTGTGATCCTGCGACTGCCCAATAGGCGGGTGCTGCGCCTCCGTGCCAGCTTCTCCAAGCCCCTCTTCCAGACTGTGGCTGCCATCTGCCGCCTCCTCA GTATCAGGCACCCAGAGGAGCTCTCTCTGCTGCGCGCtccagaaaagaaggagaagaagaagaaagagaaggagcctgAGGAAGAGGTGCATGACCTGACAAGGGTTGTTCTAGCCGGCG GTGTGGCCCCCACCTTATTCCGAGGCATGCCAGCACACTTCTCGGACAGCGCCCAGACCGAGGCCTGTTACCACATGCTGAGCCGGCCACAGCCAGCACCTGACCCTCTCCTGCTCCAGCGCCTGCCGAGGCCCAGCTCCCTGCTTGACAAGACCCAACTCCACAGCAG GTGGCTGGATTCATCTCGGTGCCTCATGCAGCAAGGTATCAAGGCTGGGGACGTGCTTTGGCTGCGATTTAAGTACTACAGCTTTTTCGACCTGGACCCCAAG ACAGACCCGGTACGGCTGACCCAGCTGTATGAGCAGGCACGCTGGGATTTACTGACAGAGGAAATCGACTGTACTGAGGAGGAGATGATGGTGTTTGCTGCCCTACAG TACCACATCAACAAAGTGACTCTGAGTGGGGATGTGGGTGAGCTGGCCTCTGGGGACCCGGGGCTGGATGACCTGGATGCAGCCTTGAACAACCTGGAGGTGAAGCTGAAGGGGTCAGCACCCTCAGACATGCTG GATAGCCTCACCACCATCCCAGAACTCAAGGACCATCTCCGAATCTTCCG GCCCCGGAAGCTGACCCTGAAGGGCTACCGCCAGCACTGGGTGATATTCAAGGACACCACACTGTCCTACTATAAGAGCCAAGATGAAGCACCGGGGGACCCTATCCAGCAGCTCAACCTCAAGG GCTGTGAAGTGGTCCCTGATGTCAATGTCTCTGGCCAGAAGTTCTGCATCAAACTCCTGGTACCCTCACCAGAGGGCATGAGTGAGATCTACTTGCGATGCCAGGAT GAACAGCAGTATGCACAGTGGATGGCTGCCTGCCGGCTGGCCTCCAAGGGCCGCACCATGGCGGACAGCAGCTATGCCAGCGAGGTGCAGGCCATTCTGGCCTTCCTCAGCCTGCAGCGGGCAGGCGGTACCAACGGAGGCTCAGGGAACAAACCTCAAGGTCTTGAAGCCTCTGCTGAGGGCCTTAACCCCTACGGCCTTGTGGCTCCCCGATTCCAgcgaaagttcaaggccaagcag CTCACCCCCCGGATCCTGGAAGCTCACCAGAATGTGGCCCAACTCTCGCTGACCGAGGCCCAGCTGCGCTTCATCCAGGCCTGGCAATCCCTGCCTGATTTTGGCATCTCCTATGTGATAGTCAG GTTCAAGGGTAGCAGGAAGGATGAGATTCTGGGCATCGCCAACAACCGACTGATCCGAATTGATCTGGCCGTGGGTGACGTGGTCAAGACCTGGCGCTTCAGCAACATGCGGCAATGGAACGTCAACTGGGACATACGGCAGGTAGGCcagggagggcaggggcaggtaACCAGCTCAGACCCAaccagggcagggcagaggctgCTGCTTGCTGCCCCACCCCGCTGGACCTGTGACAACCCACTTGCAGGTGGCCATCGAGTTCGATGA
- the Trpt1 gene encoding tRNA 2'-phosphotransferase 1: MNAPGGRRQEGRRTHRPREQDRNVQLSKALSYALRHGALKLGLPMRADGFVPLQALLQLPQFHSFSIEDVQLVVDTNEKQRFTLQPGEPSTGPLIRANQGHSLQVPELELMPLETPQALPSTLVHGTFWKHWPSILLKGLSRQGRTHIHLASGLPGDPGVISGIRPNCEVAVFINGALALTDGIPFFCSANGVILTPGNADGFLLPKYFKEALQLRPTRKPLSLTGDKETESQSGPKHSSRGGRRKIQ; the protein is encoded by the exons ATGAACGCCCccggaggaaggaggcaggaaggtagAAGGACTCATAGACCGCGGGAACAG GACCGAAATGTGCAGCTGTCTAAGGCTCTGTCCTATGCCCTTCGCCACGGGGCCTTGAAGTTGGGACTTCCCATGCGAGCCG ATGGCTTTGTGCCCCTGCAAGCCCTCCTGCAGCTGCCCCAGTTCCACAGCTTCTCAATTGAGGATGTGCAGCTCGTGGTGGACACCAATGAAAAGCAGCGGTTTACCCTGCAGCCAGGCGAGCCCAGCACTGGGCCCCTCATCAGGGCCAATCAGGGCCACTCCCTACAA GTCCCTGAGTTGGAACTGATGCCCCTGGAGACACCACAAGCCCTGCCCTCGACACTAGTCCATGGTACATTCTGGAAGCACTGGCCATCTATTCTACTGAAGGGCCTGTCACGCCAAGGAAGGACACACATCCACTTAGCCTCGGGGCTGCCTGGGGACCCTGGTGTCATCAGTG GCATTCGTCCAAATTGTGAAGTGGCAGTGTTCATCAATGGAGCCCTAGCCCTCACAG ATGGAATCCCTTTCTTCTGCTCTGCCAACGGAGTGATCCTGACTCCAGGGAATGCGGACGGTttcctgcttcccaagtacttCAAGGAGGCCTTGCAGCTGCGACCTACCC GAAAGCCTCTCTCCTTGACTGGTGATaaagagacagagtctcagagtGGCCCCAAGCACAGctccagaggaggaagaagaaagatccaataa